The following DNA comes from Diorhabda carinulata isolate Delta chromosome 3, icDioCari1.1, whole genome shotgun sequence.
tttaaaatagtttctattatcggtttaatatataataatttgatgtGATATATAAAACGATCtatttcaataagaaaatattttttacttactttttatCGCAACATTCACAAGCATGTGGTTTTTCACCAGTATGAGTTCTCATATGTCCAGATAACAACCCTGAACTGGTAAAACCTTTGTTGCATACTTGGCACACGTGGGGTTTTTCTCCAGTATGTGATCTAGTATGGATTATCAACGTTTCGTGTCGGCTAAACGATTTATTGCACACTTGACAGATATATGGTTTTTCCCCAGTATGTACGTGTTTGTGTATATTAAGGGTACTTGAACCAGCGAAAGCTTTACCACAAGTACGGCAAACATATGGACGAGCTCCCGTATGTGTACGCATATGGATACCAACGTAACCTGATTGagtaaatctaaaaaataaaaaaaaagtgagaTATATCAATCAAGCGACAACGCGGTATGAATTTTCCATTAGAGATGGAGTAGAGTGAGGACTTCAAAATGTAAAAGATACTGTTCAGCAGATTAAAGGTATAATCGTCAAAAATGAAATGCTTTCTATGAATAGGGTTGTAGTTTATATTTAACACACTATATGCTGTTACTACTAAATTAGctttcacaattacactgtctattttgcaatttcagaattttctttCGGTCTTTGTTATAGAAATGTACATCAAACAGTCCAATTGTGaatgttgatataattttatcttactattctaaatttataatttttttctcgtgtAATTACAACCTAAACTATCGAAATTTTATACATTGGAGTCAAAGTCAAATTTTGTGTTGACACGTGTTATGAAAATAACCCTGCATTTTACAAAGACTAAATGTCtaaaaaactcttttctttaAGAAATGGAACAATTAAAATTCGTTCGCTCGTTTAAACCCATAATAATGTTTGATTCGAAATCGGATCTAGttgatcaaaattggattaTTGATCATATTTATTCGATTTGAATCGATACCAATGTTTTTTAGAATTAGAATTTGCAATGCAACTATTGATTTAAAACCACACAATCCTCTATCTGTCTCAATCTTagtaattattagaaataaaaattgatattctcAAAgctaataatttaaagttatgtTTAAATTCGTGTAAGTCAAGTCAAACTTAGTTAAAAAGTTATGTCTTTTGCAAACATATAGCCTTTTTTTCACAATGCTCTcctatattatattgaatagcATTGGCGGCTTAGGGTCTTCCTATTTGATGCCTTTATTTGTGTGTGTCTTTTCTGATGTGAGAAAAGCAGCATTATAGAATAATAACATTATCACAGACATAACACAGATAGTAGCATACACAGATGATGAACTATCATAGCAAATGGACAGAGGGAATTAATAAAGGcgatcaacaaattagaagaagaagcaaaCAATTACAGACTGGAAATAAAcgcagaaaaaaatatatatgaaaatagggGGAAAACCAGAAGAGAGATCAAACCAACTGAAAATTgacaaatacaattttgaaacagtatcAACCTTTAACTATCTAGGAATAACGTTGAGGCAAACAACCAGAGACAGGATAAAGGGAAGGATATAAAAAGGCTATCAAATCTATGGAAGAAAcacaaatataaccaaacaaaacaaaataaacatgtacaaaaccctaataagaTCACataagaaatagagaaagagctGGAGAAGGAAAATATGTTCAGTTTCATCATGTTGAGagtaattgttttaatttgattGTTGTTGAGTGGGTAAcgtcaattttcttaaaaacgattatttaaatttaactaTTAATTAACTAAAATCTTCTCACAAAATTGAAAACTGTTCATTATCGTTATGGTGAGAAATACTAGGCTTGTTTTTGGTGTTCAATATCCTTATTCGATAACTTATGTTGACAGTTGTACAATTCATAACACTAATTTTTCAGACTTCATTCATTGGTGAGTATAAAAACTCATTagtgttttttatattaatatgtactgagtgaaaatatatattcaaatacaaatatacaaaataataaatataaattacctTTTATTGCAAACAGGGCACTGGAACGGTTTTTCTCCAGTGTGTACTCGAAGGTGTTTTTCTAAATTACAAATCTGAGTAAATCCTTTTTCGCAAACTTCACAAACATAAGGACGTTCCCCTGTGTGAGATCTAATGTGAATTCTTAAGCTTCTTgcctaaaaatattttgtttttgattaatgaaaatatactgCACTTCAAATTAACGCATATTTCTTCAAACTGAAAAATTGATCCCTCAGAAAATTGTAAGACTAACGCCAATGGATTTAagttatttctatattatatatttgcaatATAATTTAAGAAACTGGTAATAACCAAAGAATACCTGGATAAGGCTGCCATAGATGTAGAGGGTTACATATACAGCTTATATTACAGTTCCAAAGTTCTAATCAACTCCAATATATATGCAGTCTAAGGAGGGTTGATCTTCACTCCAAGagttttcttatttaatataCGTTCTTACAATTTGAAAGTATTCTAGAAGAGTTTCTTTCTCCTCCCCTCAGTTCAGTTCCTGTTAGATCATATCTCATAAGGTGCATCCTGAGGCCACAGTGCCTTGTACGAAAATTAATGAGGAAATGAAGCTTGGTTTACTGAGATACAGGtatcaaaaaaacttttagaGCTTAGAAGAgtatttctcttttaattttctCCTTCCTAAACTTTCTCTTTTAGGAGGATTTTACAATAAAAGATGTACATGTTTTTTTCTGGCAAATATGTCATTTCATTCCTGTATGACCAGGAATTCAGATTGAAGAGACTATTATTCTTACCCCATCAAGTTTCCTTTGGCAGTACCATATTGGCTTTGAGGCGATACCTAGCTACATAACTATCAGTATAAATTGATATGCCACATTTCTGTAAATGTATTTCCAGATATCTTTCAATAACAAGAGCCTAAGGATGATGAGTATTTAGtaataatctcaaatttttcagcTTAAAGTAGGCGGTGGTTTTAAAAACCTTCTGTATATTATTTAGCTTGGAGGCCATGCTTAGCTACAAGACTATCAGaattaaatatgtttattttcagATATCTTTCAATAAACAGTATTTCTGCCTTTAAGATGCTCGGAAATGAGCCTAAGTATGATGAGTATTTAGTACCAACGTTAACTACTTTAGCTCTAGAGTATGCCTGGGTTTTAATTCATATCTTTTGACAATTCTCAGATACCCTTCTTACTTAGTAACATAAGGCTAACAGAAgatgacaaaaaataattaagaccaagaatttcaaatagaattttttttgtatcaaatgaTTAAGattaagatattttttagatttagattaTCATTTGCTTGGTGATTTATTATTggaaatgtattcaaaatttaaaaactgtaCCATATGAAGATTCATTAAAGAATTGAACTTACAAGGACTTTTGTATAACAAAATTCATAATACCTCTTATAATTTACAtatattcacaataatattgataagtTTACAAAGTAGATAGCAAAAAATGTACTGCAGGTAAACtaaattttgtgtaaattatcaaattcatatGATTCAAAATTACAATTGACATTACCACAACAATAACGTTCAAAAGCTAGTtccaattcataattttatttacaggATTGGATTTTCTTCACAAAGATCTTTCCGTGCGCCTCGTAGAATGGATTGAACTATTGAATCTACTCGGAGCTGATAAAGTTTTCTTCTACGAGCTACACGTCCACCTCAACATCAGCAAAGTATTGTAACATTGTGATCAAGAAGGAAAAGTGAGTCTAATTTATCTGTACCGAAttttacgtaattttattttagagaaggttttattataaaaatacataatttcattatttttttttcatatttcaatacttATTTCACAATCAAAGTCATAGCATTACTACAttcttaatttaaaataaaagttatcaaattaaatataatattttaaaccCTTCAAATTCATATAATTGACAAAATTAACGATAAATGTCCTTACCTCAACATACTGCTTTCCACAATATTCACATGAAAGTAATTTATGTCCTGTATGATACTTCATATGTTTGGATAAACTAGATGCCCATTTGAACGCTCTGCCACATACGGAACACAAATGTGGTTTCCCCTTGATATTCCTCAACTCAcctgtatgtttttttttgtgtttagttAAATTAGAACTCTCAGCAAAAGACATTTCGCATTGATCACATTGGTGAGGTTTCTGTTCTAGATGAATTTTAAGATGGCGTTTCAATATCCTCGCTTCGCTGAAAGCTTTTTGGCATATATGACATTCAAAATCGAGATCTTTTGGATGGGACATCATATGAacctataaacaaatttataaatgagggcttgaatttttattttattattgtgcatgaaaaaataaagtgttgagtttaagaaaaaaaaattcttacctTAAGATCAACTTTCAGGGCGAAAGTTTGATTACATTTTGTacatgaatatttgaatttattctcCTCTGTTGGTTTTGGTTCAAGTCGTAAAACAATTTCATCTCCAAGCCCTTCTGTATCAGGTTCTGTAACAGCGGTTGCTTCAATGGTATATAATCCATCCTTtacctaaataaataaatttttttgtttaaacatcTTCTTCTGATTGAAAACTAGCTtttgaaataagtaaaaatattgaCTATTTAACTAATTCCTTATAAAAAGATTCCAGTCCTTTCTATCTTACACTAAATTTATTGCTTCGACTTAGGACCTTTCCttcttttctataatttttgttaaataaagcCAGAGGAAAATGTCCCATTAAATGagcaaaaaaaatgttgagattatAATTCAacataacaaaaatacaatttcaagatagagtaaaaaatatttttgacgatTTGTATCTAGAAACAACTAGATCTGGGAAGAAGAAAACGTTATTCCGATTTGATTAAAAGACAGCTACAAAATTTGACCAGCTCAAGATCCTGAGGAAAGCAAGCAGACAAGGATATGGAGAGCTAGTGGTATATGATGTTGAAGTTTATGTCACTGATTGCGACACTTATCTTAATGGAAATGTAGAAAGCCATCTAGTTTTAAAGAAATCATTGGTACTTATAGACCTATTACTAATCCTTCTACTTCGCATCTACAACCGAGCATATTCAAGATACTAACATAACGAAAAGTAGAGAGAAGAAGAAACTGGAACAAAAAAGTCTTAGAAGAAAAAAAGGCAAaagaaagaaaaggaaaaacttAAGGAGATGGTATGATAGTGAGATTAGTAAAGAAGAGGAATGGATAAATCCATTTGTGAACAAGAAGATGAATTCAAACAAGACGATTAGACTGTCGTCTATTTTTCTGGTAGAAAAAGGTTTCACAAATATCTATGCACCATTCAGCAAGTGATAGACACCAGcaagaaaccaaaatattatccAAGGCAAATGAGTCTGATATTAGTATTATCACAAGTTAATGAGATTCTTCCATTGCCAGcaattataaaaacaagaaacaggatcaaataaagattttttacaCCCCGGAAGTAGACagtcaaattaaatttatttaagcctaaaaacaaatttttatctttattttttaaaaataaaaatcttcctctGAAAACAAATGTTCATTACGCTATTCTATACACACTGAGTGTATAGACAACTTTTGATGATTTATCTGAAATAGATATAAACGAGTTGAAAAATCTTGCCAATAAATTAGTCAGTGAGTATCCTGACGATGTGGAAGAGACGTTACACAAtgtatttatttccattataaacTCAAAGATTCCTTAGCAAAAACGGAAGTCCTCGAGATTTTTATCCGTATGTAGACATTGCTCTCCAAATTTTTTTGAGCATTTAGACTAcaaattgttaagaaaaaagAGCTAAAAAGAGTGAAAGCATATTTACGCGCATGCATGGGGAAAGATAGACTTAATGTTACTACATCATTGTCTATTGAAGCTCAACtagttgaagaaattaattatgaTGATATAATCAACGTTTTTGCACTGACCAAAGccaggaaaaaaattcaaattgattaatattaaaaaaatatacatctatCTAAGACTTACAACTCATTCACTTTTCATGATTATTACTTATACTTcaataaagttattttgaaaaaaataatggatcAAAAAAGGCCTAGGGCAGCAGCAAGTCACCGTACAATAGtttatggtatttttttatttataaacttaattttaaataaaactcacATCTAATTGACCTTCTGTATATGTAACAAACTCCGGTATTTCTTGTTCAATTATAACAGTACCTATATCATCGGAAAACTGCAACTGCTCTTGTAGTTCTTGTTTAGCTTGTTGCCTGTGTTTTTCAGCAATTGTCTCAGCCAGTTGTTgctagaaaattattttcaataaggGCATGAGAAAAGTATGGTTAGTATAGAATACAAtggaaaaattagattttactGTCTATTACTACTCTTACAAAAGTATAATCACcacaaatttttaatcaatatcgCACCTTCgctcaaatagtgtcataactcaaaaaattagaaaatctcttttattgtattattgGTGATAGAAAACTTACCTCAAATAACATCATGTAAATAGTTGTTATTGTGGTGtaactttatcaatttttacttAATCATTCAAAGAGTGTTTACAAAACTCTGGAGGCGATTGCTCTTATGAAATTGAGTGGTCCTttcctataataaaatattctcagTCCAATCCTTTCCGAGTTATCAGTGCTGattgaaattgagtttttatttttttttcctaaatattcagtaatgctagaaacttgaaattctataattttaatgCACTCGCAACGGATTTAggagattttttcaataaacctGTTACATTATACTGGAGTGAAATTATAAccctcattttattttctatcaaaacttATCAAGATGAAGATTCATGAGATAAAATTATTACTTAAAATccatgttttatttaatattttttattcttgaactttttttccaaaatccaATAGCTGCAGAGAAGAAAAGATAAAAACTGAGGTTAATATCTCGGAAAGGGTTGGACTGAGGAGAGTTTGTTATATGAatgacccatcttaatttcataggACTAACCACAtcttgaattttgtcgcatgaatttagcaGCACCCTGTGTATATATACAATtcccaaaaaataaaattactctATATATTCAAACTTATATGAAATGCTTTTTTAAAGTtggttaaatatttaatgaaattcttaCCTGAAATTCAGAAGAAAGGTATTGCCTTAAAATATTATCAGATTTTTCACATTGTTGTTTGAAAGTATAGGCTCGACTACATTGCAGTACACATTGTACACACATAAGATGTGGGAATCCGTCATTTTCAGCAACCTAAATAGGAGAAGTACAAAActttttacacaaatattcccACCTAGAACGTACTTTCAAAGTAGAAAAAGCTGTAGCAAGTTTGACTTATTGATAATATACTAGGTGTTGAGTACAGTgagatatatataaaatattgtatttatttgaatggaaatgtatatgaaaatcattaattaattctaATCGACAATAACACAAAAGCTTACAAAATCtacaataattcaatttttttacaatacctattatgtaattaattataatgtaaagaaataaaactcGTGAATACCAATTTCCTATGAAATTTTTGGTTTACTTATggtgttattattattattattaatttatcattatcaCCTTAATAGATGCAAATGAATTTAACATTTCATCCAAACATGCTCCGAATAAAGGCCTCATATCTCCTTTTTCTGATAAACATGCTCGACATATTTTGTCTACCTGCAGAGGAGAAGTCAAGTACATTTTCATATCCATTTGttattatgttttaataaatcaGAAAACACAAAcgtttcaatttcaaacactTCAAAGGACGTAAGTGTAATCGTATAACAACACAAAAGATGGCAACCGAACAATCTTCGAAATATGTCGTCGTTGTGAAACAAGTGAAAGACGGTCAACGTAGTGCGCAGCTTGGTGCACAAGCCCCGCGAAATTTAAAGTGCAATATTATATCGAGCTATGCAACTAACTATACAACAGTTTGATATTTATCTATGTACAGAAAGGactttggaaaatatataatctgaGGTCATGTGGATAATCTATTAGTTGATTTTGGTgaattttcggtggaaatttgaaatttaaaacaagaTCTACAGGGACTTTTcgtttttatcacttttttacaaaatctttgcattaaaaataaataattcttaagttcaaaaaaccatagactGAAGAAATAACCTGTCAGCTAATCGCATTTACCCACCGGTCTACCAGACAGAGAAGACCCtgttagttttgtttttatttgtactaccgggaaaaatactaataaataatttgcagCCCTCCAAAAAAAGGAAGAACATAAGAAAAAACCGTGTTCTCGGAAAACTTATACTTctgacataaaaataaaagctTTTGATTAAATCAAGAACTGAATTACtttgaatttgtaaaaaatcataCATCATtcgttttgttttcatttgtactACCTATTAATTATCATTAACTGATTTACACCCTCAGGTTAAgaggaaaaaacaaattaacgaACTTCTAAACAATAAtccttacaaaaaaaaatgatattgtcTACCAGGGTAAAAAGGATCATATCATATGACTAcgaacaacaatgaacgtgattTAGGTTAGTTTTCGACCATTTAGATCGATCATAATTTCCGAAAAGTCCCAAACTAATCTATTAGATTAGATAGATTGTGACCTGACAATGAAAAGAGCTTTAAAAACCCTTTTATAGgtcttttcaaataatcaagTACATCACCATATATACGAGGTACGATTAAAAATTGGCAAAAATCTCACGAAATGATAAGATATGTCTACGGTGATATATAGTAAATTTGAAGACTGTTTATGAGTGATAAGAGGAATTTAAAGGTGGATAGTACGCAAAATCGATTTAAACAGAACAGGTACACTAAAAACAAGGACAACGCAACACAGACGATGTAGTAATCCTTTCAACATTAGAAAACGAGCTTAAGGAAATCTGCAGAGACTTCATAGAAATGGCAGAGATAGTGAATCTAATGGCCAACGAAGATAAATCGAAGTTCATGACAATGACAACACCACAAAGAAAAAGAGCATTGATAAAGTTTCTCAGTACAACGGAACGAAGAGAAAGCAATGAACTTGGGacaagttcaaagttatgtataATTTGGGGTGGTTATCAAGGACGACGGTGACGAGGGAGTCTGGAAGCGAGGTTGACGAAGGGAGCGCTGAATGCGATAAGTTCcaaaaaaatctccagaaaggcgaagcgaaaaaaaaaaggaGGCGAAACGTGGATTCTTAATAAAGCAGACGAAGAGACGTTAGATATatgggaaataaaaatactcAGAAGGGTAATAGGAGGTAAAAAGGAGGGAGGAATCtatttggagaagcagaactaagcaaaataataagatacAAAAGAATAGAGTGGCTGGGTCAGTTACAGAGAATGCcagatttttgagaaataaaaaaatgatggacaAAGAACAAGTAGGAACAAGTTAATActactaatactaatatattaaataacatatagaaaaagtttcaacCTTGTGAAAGTACCTTAGCCGAAGTGGCGACCAGCTTTTTTAGACTATTATACATGGTTTTGCTTCTGTTAATCATCAGTTGTAGCTGATGTTAGGTAGTACAATCAATGCCACATGAAACTGTATTTGTATAAGAccaatttttaatgaaacgatgttggatttaaatttttaaatgattgcgCATGCcgttaaataaattttgcatTTTACCGCTCTCATAATAGCgctgatataaatttttaaaagtgtaatatttttacTCCGCCTGCATTTATTCTTGTAACGCACCAATCGCTTGCTTACGTCACTAGCGCCGATCGAGTTTCGCCCGATAAGCTACAGCGGCATCCACACCCCGttgttttgttctaatatcttagCGCGTCTTGTCGTATGTCCTACAAGTAATCGGTTTTGTTGTGAAGATTATTTGACCTATTTTTGTAACACTAATCTAGTAATTGTGAGGGGTTACTTACttgtgatttgatttttttttgttttttggcgTGGCGTCCAGatctaataaattttaaaattcttgtttAACATTCTTGTTTAACATGGAAATTTGACTCCGAGAGTTTTAATGCGGTACGGAcatattcttttttcataaaactattAAGGTACGTggttaattaaataaatcactcgtaataaaaaaactactttttatatataagttgGTTTGCTATAACATTTAGAAAACAATAGTATTTccctattaattattttgtgatgaCAATCAGACACTTTTTTACTCAAACACCATAAGTgcaacaaaatcaaatttgcTCCTAATTGAATATTGTATATTTGTTTAAGTTTTAACACTTGGTATCTCGAAATTAAGAGATTCCATGAACATGAAATCTTCTTGTTTTGCTCCATAAATCTGTCAATCTATCGATCTGTCTGGTCATCTGGTACATCCCGCGGATTTTACGTCATAAAATCGTTATTTGAGGTAAGTTGTCCACGAAAAAAACCCCTGttccatttttatcaataaattaactttttgtCGTCAAAATAGCACTTTAGCTAGTAGCATTTTGTCAAACAGGCCGGGCGTTTTCCtacacaatcggcgctgatgacgtagtaACTATTTGAAACAGATCTCGGgagatataaaatatattcagacTTCTAAACTCCATTATTCTTATAACACACAGGTTTTCACCTCAAAAAGCAATTAGagggtaaaattttttgatgtgGAAAATTACCGCGGAAATCTATAGAGGTCTAAATTTCCAGCAAAAATCGTTCttgtcttttttttaaatcaatagtttttgagttaagcgcgattgaaaatttaatttttcttgaaaagagCCACGTTTATTATCGATTTTTCacttttgattttatcagaaaaagtgTAAGATTAATGCTTTTTAATTGGTGTAGGCCTAATAcaaaccgagttatgatttattgaaggttgaat
Coding sequences within:
- the LOC130891830 gene encoding zinc finger protein OZF-like, translated to MDMKMYLTSPLQVDKICRACLSEKGDMRPLFGACLDEMLNSFASIKVAENDGFPHLMCVQCVLQCSRAYTFKQQCEKSDNILRQYLSSEFQQQLAETIAEKHRQQAKQELQEQLQFSDDIGTVIIEQEIPEFVTYTEGQLDVKDGLYTIEATAVTEPDTEGLGDEIVLRLEPKPTEENKFKYSCTKCNQTFALKVDLKVHMMSHPKDLDFECHICQKAFSEARILKRHLKIHLEQKPHQCDQCEMSFAESSNLTKHKKKHTGELRNIKGKPHLCSVCGRAFKWASSLSKHMKYHTGHKLLSCEYCGKQYVEARSLRIHIRSHTGERPYVCEVCEKGFTQICNLEKHLRVHTGEKPFQCPVCNKRFTQSGYVGIHMRTHTGARPYVCRTCGKAFAGSSTLNIHKHVHTGEKPYICQVCNKSFSRHETLIIHTRSHTGEKPHVCQVCNKGFTSSGLLSGHMRTHTGEKPHACECCDKKFASSSSLKVHMRSHTGDKPFICKICNKSYSQSSTLQQHMTTHNLKTDLKLDTVHVTLPDLITVDNQTIQVQAISSM